TGCTTGAAACGTGAACCCTGAACCTCGCAACGTTCTTTCTAGTGCCAGCTGCCTCCGTGCAGGGCCTTCTTCTTGTCCTCGCGCAGGGCCTTGCCGGTGTGGATGGCGCAGCGCAGCACCGTGTCCTCGCCCGGCTTGATGCGGTCCTGGTAGCTGTGGTTCCAGAGCTCGTGCCCCTGCGCGTCCTTCAGCCACAGGTTGATCTGCGCTCCCGATTTCTCGGTGTAGTTCATGAAGGTGAGGGTGCCGGTGGCCAGGGCGTCGGCGTCCTTGGGATCGTCCACCGAGGTGAAGCCGTTCTTGCGCAGCTCTTCCTCGAAGAGCTGGGCGAAGCGGTAGCCGTCGGGATTGCCGCCGAACTTGTCGTCCACGAAGATCTTCTGCACCTTGGCCAGGCCGCTGTAATCCCGTTTCTGCGCCCACACGAGCGCCGCCGCGCCCAGCAGCGCCAGCAGCATGGCCGTCATCGCGATGCGTTTCATCCCCTTCTCCCCCGGGAGGTTCACGCTTTCTCCAACTGCGCAAACTTCTCCACCAGCTTCTTCAGACCGAAACGTGGGAATTGTACCGTAATCTTGGCGTCTTCACCCTCCCCTTCGCGCTTGTAGACCGTCCCTTCGCCGTACTTGGGATGGCGGACCTTCTGCCCGGGGCGGAAGCCGCGCCCGCCGGTGGGCTCCGGGAGCTCCAGTTTCGGCCGGGTGAATTTCTTGCCGCGCGAGGCGAAAAATTCCGCGATGTTGTCGATGGAGTTGTAGGTCGGCGCCGTCCAGGCGGTGCGCCGGTTCCCGCCCCGCCGCGCCGGCTGCGCTTCCACGTCCTCCCGCTCCTGAGAATATTCGTAGTCGTAGCGCCGGCCGGATGGCCGCTCGCTGCGGCCGTGGCCGTGTGGCACAGCCGACTCGGCTGCGCGGCCTGTGCGCCCGCCGGGCGAGCCCAGGTCCTCCAGCAGCTTCTCCGGCACCTCCTCCAGGAACATGGAAGGGACGCTGGCCTCGGGCATGTCGGTGCCGTAGCGTCGGCGATAGCGCGCGCGGGTGAGTACCAGCGTGTTCATGGCGCGGGTCATGCCCACGTAGCAGAGCCGCCGCTCCTCCTCCAGGCCGTCGGGATCGAGCAGGGTGCGCGAGTGCGGGAACAGGCCCTCCTCCAGCCCCACCAGGAAGACCAGGGGGAACTCCAGCCCTTTGGCGGAGTGCAGGGTCATGAGCGAGATCTGGGCGCGGGCGTCGTAGTCATCGGCCTCGCTGACCAGGGCGGCGTGATCGAGGAAGTCGCCCAGCGACTCGCCGCGGTCGCGCGAGTCCATGGCCGCGTTCACCAGTTCGCGCAGGTTCTCGATGCGCGCCAGCGCGTCGGGCGTGTCCTCCTCCTCCAGTTGCCGGATGTAGCCGGTGCGGTCGAGCAGGAACTTGAGCAGTTCCGCGGTGGAGGCCGGGCGCTGGTACTCCTCCGGGGTGAGGCGATCGGCGGGCTCGCCTTCGCTGCGCTCCTCGCTCTCCCCCAGCCATTGGAGATAGGTGCCTGCGAGCATGGCGCGCGCGCCGGCAATCAGGTCGCGGAAGCCCGAGAGCGCGGCCAGGGCGCGCGCCGGCAGGAGCTTCTGCTCCAGGGCCGCGCCCACCGCCGCCCACAGCGACTGCCCGGTCTCGAGCGAGAGCCGCTCCAAGGTCTCGACCGTGGCCTTGCCGATGCCGCGCGCGGGCGTGTTGATCACCCGCAAGAGCGCGATGGTGTCGTCCACGTTCTGCACCAGCTTGAGGTAGCTGATCATGTCCTTGATCTCGGCGCGCTCGTAGAAGCTGAAGCCGCCGACCACGTGGTACTTCAGCCCGTAGCGGCGCATGGCTTCCTCGAAGAGCCGCGACTGCGAGT
This Terriglobales bacterium DNA region includes the following protein-coding sequences:
- a CDS encoding UvrD-helicase domain-containing protein gives rise to the protein MQSLLDQLNPQQRQAVEHTEGPLLILAGAGSGKTRVITYRIAHLIENCGVSPDAVLAVTFTNKAAQEMAGRVEELAGGTLRRPLISTFHSFCVRVLRRDVEALPHSYRKDFAIYDESDQQMVVKAAIRRLGLDEKQVTPRAALARISWAKNHMLDPQEVYLNSSDPKMERVAHIYEVYRQELRKANAMDFDDLLLEAVRLLREAPEVRSYYTTRFHYLLIDEYQDTNRPQYELMRLLAGQRHNVCVVGDEDQSIYSWRGADIRNILEFERDFPEAQVIRLEQNYRSTQTILEAASAVVANNVKRKGKTLWTARQGGARIGYYEALDGENEALFVADSITRYLQEAAEQGDGQPRAAVLYRTNSQSRLFEEAMRRYGLKYHVVGGFSFYERAEIKDMISYLKLVQNVDDTIALLRVINTPARGIGKATVETLERLSLETGQSLWAAVGAALEQKLLPARALAALSGFRDLIAGARAMLAGTYLQWLGESEERSEGEPADRLTPEEYQRPASTAELLKFLLDRTGYIRQLEEEDTPDALARIENLRELVNAAMDSRDRGESLGDFLDHAALVSEADDYDARAQISLMTLHSAKGLEFPLVFLVGLEEGLFPHSRTLLDPDGLEEERRLCYVGMTRAMNTLVLTRARYRRRYGTDMPEASVPSMFLEEVPEKLLEDLGSPGGRTGRAAESAVPHGHGRSERPSGRRYDYEYSQEREDVEAQPARRGGNRRTAWTAPTYNSIDNIAEFFASRGKKFTRPKLELPEPTGGRGFRPGQKVRHPKYGEGTVYKREGEGEDAKITVQFPRFGLKKLVEKFAQLEKA